One segment of Primulina tabacum isolate GXHZ01 chromosome 6, ASM2559414v2, whole genome shotgun sequence DNA contains the following:
- the LOC142548808 gene encoding phosphoenolpyruvate carboxylase kinase 1-like yields MCENLKTYYQLCEEIGRGRFGVVYRCYPHSSAAVSAVASDSFACKSIHKHSLSDDPDDRLCLDVEPKILHLLSGSPNILRLHGVYEDDDYLHLVTDLCDGGDLYDRLSSGHRFSEPEAAEIIKQLIIAVASCHRLGIAHRDIKPDNILFDSRGRLRLADFGSAAWFGVSEGGVMSGVVGTPYYVAPEVLMGRVYNEKVDVWSCGVILYIMLAGVPPFYGDGPAETFEAVMRGNVRFPPKIFRSVSAEAKDLLRKMLCRDVFRRFSAEQVLMHPWIINAGEPASMADLS; encoded by the exons ATGTGCGAAAACCTGAAGACATATTACCAATTGTGCGAAGAGATCGGCCGCGGCCGATTCGGCGTCGTTTACCGCTGTTACCCTCACTCTTCCGCCGCCGTCTCCGCCGTTGCTTCTGACTCTTTTGCTTGTAAATCCATCCACAAGCATTCCCTTTCGGACGACCCGGACGACCGCCTCTGCCTCGACGTTGAACCCAAAATCCTCCACCTTCTATCCGGTTCTCCCAATATTCTTCGCCTTCACGGCGTCTACGAGGACGACGATTACCTCCACCTCGTCACCGATCTCTGTGACGGTGGAGATTTGTACGACCGTCTCTCTTCCGGTCACCGGTTCTCCGAGCCGGAAGCAGCTGAGATTATCAAGCAATTGATCATCGCCGTCGCCTCCTGCCATCGTTTGGGAATAGCTCACAGGGACATCAAGCCTGACAATATCTTGTTCGATTCTCGGGGACGGTTGAGATTGGCGGATTTCGGATCCGCGGCGTGGTTCGGAGTTTCCGAGGGAGGGGTGATGAGTGGGGTCGTTGGGACGCCTTATTACGTGGCGCCTGAGGTGTTGATGGGGAGGGTTTACAATGAGAAAGTTGATGTGTGGAGCTGTGGGGTGATTTTGTACATTATGCTCGCAGGAGTGCCGCCGTTCTACGGCGACGGTCCGGCGGAGACATTCGAGGCGGTTATGCGTGGCAACGTTAGGTTCCCCCCAAAGATTTTCAGATCGGTGTCGGCGGAGGCGAAGGATCTTTTGAGGAAGATGCTCTGTCGGGATGTTTTCAGAAGATTCTCCGCTGAACAAGTGTTGA TGCATCCCTGGATCATAAACGCAGGAGAGCCAGCATCAATGGCGGATCTATCCTGA